In Porites lutea chromosome 8, jaPorLute2.1, whole genome shotgun sequence, the genomic stretch TACTTTATTTAGATGCTGAATGGTACCTTTCAAAGCACTGGAGGCTAACAATTTTTTCATGGGCCTCTGTCCCAATTCTAGACTTTCTTGACCAGCAGGAAAAGTTTGCGACTTCCGCAACTTGTGTTACTCAATAAGCGGCAAAGGCAGCCTTCATTCatgaattctttgttttgagGTGTTTGAAATACTTTTCGGTCAATTGATTGACAAGATGCTCATAAACAGCCTTCATAAACGCAAAGCTCCCTCGCCCCGCCAGGAGAGTGCACCTCTGCCACATATTTTTAGCCTTACTGGTCAaaaatggtcccttacctgctgagccAAAAGTTAGGGAGAACACTGGGTACTGTGTCATTACTATGttctgaaaaataacaaaaacaactgtCCTCATTgccatttttcaacttttgtttaaaaattctAATTAAGTAACCATACtcaaattctttttgtctatagCAATATAGTCAGTATATTTATTTCAGCCCATGTCTTCCACCCATATCATTCCTCAACTTTGTCGCTATTAAGCTAATGCACATTCTTCTTCCATCATGTTTGAAAAGATCCGTGATTACTTGTATcacaaagaaggaaaataattagCTCAAATGTTTTTGATTAATATCCTGCTTGCATTTGAGGTTTCCAAAGTTTTGAGGTTAATAATTCTGTATTTATTTTGCAGGAAAAGTGAGATTGAGTACTATGCCATGTTGGCAAAGACTGGAGTTCATCATTACACCGGCAACAACATTGAACTGGGTACAGCTTGTGGCAAGTACTTCCGTGTGGCCGTCCTTAGTATCACAGATCCTGGTGACTCAGATATCATTCGGTCTATGCCCTCCGAACAGCAGTCCCAACCACAATCGTCATAAAATGCTGTAAAGAATGTGAAATAAATGTTTCTTGAAGACCgcaaattgttttttctttaatggtGAATATTTTAGTACCGTCCCTTGCCATGCTTGCCTGTTAAAGTAATGGTTCGTTTCTGTGAAAGGACAATGCCTCAGTTTCCTATTCAGTATCTGCTGCTGTGAAGAAGGATGTcaatcttatttttatttttacttagcTAACTCTCAACATGAGACAAATCAAAGCTTTGTCTTTAGCTACTAGTCAGTAAGGTCCTGGTTACATGAGACTGGCATGAACTTATACTTCATGGATGACTCAGTTATACATGTACGTATGGTTCTGTCAGTTGACTATGAAAATGGTAGGGCTTCTCATCAATCTCCACAGAGGACATAGTTCTTTCATCTTTGTGCATAagattgatcagttgtgaaaaaataattttatttcagaCTGGCTTGGctaataatattatcattttgGTTTCCCAATCTGATCTCCTGGTAGCTCAGTGCTACtcctaaaagaaataaaaccgGTCTGAGAAGAGTTTTTCACAGAATTATTGAGGAAAATAATATTTGGACCAGTATAAGTTGATGCTGGTAACAAGTAATCAAGGCTGAACTCTGACAGAAGGAAGGACCCCTAACCTACATTGTAACTCAGCTGGTTCTTGTCCTTATTGTCCCATGTGGAATGCGGGAAGTTCatcaaagcaaaaaatattttaagggATAATTTTCATTGATAGGAAGGGAATCGCATTTCTCgtcacactttttcttctagagTTTTTACTAAGACTGACTGCTTAAGGAGTGTGCTAACAGTCGACTCTTTCTAAGATGGACAGCTTTGGAACTACATGTAGCACTAGGTGTCTGTCTTGGAGAGATGATTGTCTGTCATAGCTAGTCAGCGAAAAGGGGTAAAGAAGAGCAGAGAACCAActctacactgtacatgtaggcATCCAATTCGGTGAGGTGTTCATCTTAATAAGAGTTGACTGCATTATAATGATATGTACAGGCACACTTGCGATAATTCCCTTGAGACTTTCATTGCTCCCATTTTGTGTGTGGGGCCCCATGCTTCTCCACCGTGTACTCAAAATAGTGCCTGGATAGagcctaaaaaaaattagtgTCCCAATAAATTTCCTAATTCTCCTTCCAATTTTATTTGATTGAGAATAACATGGAGGGTTTTACATTAGATCAGAGTCACATGGTTAGGGCCTTAGTCCATGCACTGCTTCAGTTGTTTACAGGCGAAATATACTggctttttgtcagttttttaaTGGACACTAGCTATTAAGAGTGAAAGTGAAGAGTTTTGGTAATAATGTTCTTGTAATGTCAACCAGTGAGGAAAGTAGACCTTGTTTAAATCTTTATTCCTGCAATGTACTGTCAAATTTCAGATTGGATATAAGTTAGTTTTCTTTGGCAAGGAGAAATCGACAAGTTCTTCCTTGTGTAGGAAAAAACTTGGCTAGTTTCCCATAGTGAGCAAATAATTTATTAGTTTTTCTTTGACTAGGGATGAAACGTTCACATCTAAATGTGACCTCAGAATAAACAATGATCTTTTGCAGTGTTGTCTGCTAAATTATGAGTATTACAATGAAACGTATAGACTATGATCACTTCTCACTATTCCCTAAATCAATGCGGAGGTAGCAAAACTAGGAAGTTCACTCAGTCTATTTTGTAGACAACATGGCAGCAGTCCAAGGCAAGACCTCTCCCACACTGAAGCAAGTTTAAGCTCAAAGATGGGTGGtctttgtgaaaaaataaaacaacagatATATTCAAGGCTGGGTGGTTTCATTGAAAAAATAAGCTTAGATTAAACCAGCTctaaatttctctttgaaagGATTTTTCTTGAAGAGGATGcctgattattattaatgttttactttcttgttcTGATCATTTCTTCTTCCTGTGTATCCCATTGTAATTATGCATGACATTTACAACTGACACACAGGTCCAGGCCAAAAACGATACTATGAGAAATAATGGCATTAGtctaaaacaattttattacaTGATTACAGTGAATTAAAAAGAATGTATGTTGTCATCTACACAATACTGCTAAAATTAACCCTGTGTCTAAGGATAATTATTTGTGAGTGGAAATATTTTAAGTGACATTCCCTAAAATTTTTCCTAGGACAAAAAAGAGATGAAattacaccgtaatttttaaggaaaaaaaacaagctGAGCAAGGCTAAGAATCTTTTTCaagaaaagtatttttaaaagtaacattattgcaaaaaaatttttaataggTTGAATCAACAGCTATATTAGGAGATGAGGTCTCATAACTATATCGGACCAAGAACATTAGTACATGTTTATTATTTGTTTGGAATACGAAATGATCGAAAGTACAAGTCATTCGTGAAAGAATTTATGCACTTGAGTACAAAATGTGACGAATATTGcctgaaaaattaaagtgaCGTTGCTTCGGCTCTTATTCAGTTTATTGATCACGTGGTTTTCCTTCCTTTTATGGTTGTAAATCGTCGAACGGAAATGTGGTTTTCCTACGACAGGAACAGGAGCAGCGAGGCGTGTGATCTTTGACGCTGTTTTGCTGGGAAAATATAATATCAAAGTCTAATTTGTTTCGACCTTCTAACAACGGACAACAGAGGAAGCCGTATCTAATCTTAAACGGAAGTGAAATGAGCATAGATGGTCATTAACTTCCGTATATGTTTAAAAGTGCGTAGGATAAATATTGCTCTTTCGCCGCCTGGCAGCCACATCACTTTGTTACTAGCGTGAATGTTGAGTCACTCCAAAATATTTTGTCCTGAAGATTCCGTCGCGTAAATGATCCGTTCCGGAGTATGATTTCCAAAATGGGCTGCATTCTTGACGTTACATTGCTGGGTTTGGATTAAATAAATAGCGTCGCGGAAGAGTACCATGGCAGGACAAGCCAACATGAAGACCAACAGAAGAGTTCTCAGAGAAGGGTTTCTTCACAAGAAAACCAGTCTCCTGAAGCAATGGCGAACCAGGTTCGTGGTGCTCAACAGGCAGTTGCTTTGTATTTTCAAGAAAGAAGAAGATGAGAAACGTGGGAGAACAGCAGATGGTCGGATATTCTTGGTTGACATAGAAGCGATTGAGAAGTTTGAAACCAAGAAACGAAAACATTGTTTTAATTTGATCGTGGAAGGGAAGCCTTTCTTCAGCTTCTGCTGCAGTTCTGAGTTAGATAGAGAGCTGTGGATTCGATCTATTCAAGCAGGAAAGGAGAGTGAGTTAAAGGAAGAAGAAACTGATCCAATCAGGCGAAAGAGCATCAAGTTAACCGGTGGATTAAAGCGTATCACAATTCCTAGAGAGAAAGGACAAGGGTTGGGGTGCACAATTAAAAATGTTGGTGGCGTCATATTTGTGAATAGAATCCTAGAAGACGGCCCAGTTTCTACATCTGGAATACTGAGACCAGGTATAGcttgttatttttaatttgcaaagTATTTTCTATTTCTTATCATGCATCTTGACAACTCAGAAATTAGAACAGCATTTGTTTCACCTCATTTTAATCTGGTGTTATTTCATATCGCTCTGTTTATCCTGAAAACATCTGACATCTTTTAGTGTGGGCGGACTTTTCGACATGTAATTAATTAGAAGGTGTCCATTCTATGTAAAATTTCAATTCTAATGTGGCTTATGATTCATCGACGGAAAAACAGCTAATGGCTTGGAAGTCTAAGAAGCATAAAAGAACCAATAAGTCCCTTAAACAAAAGGTGGAAGCTTATGTCATTTTACGCATCTAAAGTTCACACAGGTGTTCATGTTTGCGGgctatttaaaagaaaaattgtaggCTAAGGTCTATTCTAGTGGTAAACCATCTTCCATATTTCGAAGTCAAATTTTGGGCCATTTTAATAAGCCTTAACTTGATTTTATCGCTTTGAACAAGCGCATTTTGAAATGCACGTATCTGCCCCATTGTTCATTTTGTTGTGTCTAATAATTGTCAAATTTTCATGCCATTCAAACCTAAAATCACCCACTATTTGTGGTAATTTTCATATGCAAATACGGATATGCTGTAAACACGCAAATGTTCGCTTTATTGATTTCCAGACTCACAGTATTACATGGTCTTTAAGTGAATCCGTGTGAAGtcgtattttttaatttattagtacTATTACAACTTCTTCCTTTGTTATATTTCATACATATTataatatttactttttaaagctTGCCGTAATCTCCATTGAAATAAGACGGCTAGTCTTGTTTTGAAAGAGGGTAATAGTATTCTCATTACACGGTGTAAAGTATTAGTCAAATtctatgttattattatttcttttcttatttgaTAGTTTTCTCCAAAAAATTCAACCACCAGAAGTCCCCTATTTAGCCCCCCTCTCTAGCCCCCAAAACCCCCTTTTCGGGGGGGAAAGTTATAAGTTCCCTGTCCCCAGAAAAGCTATGAACATGGGCTTATTCATCATAACCCAATAATTATTGTCAAAAGATGCAATGATCTGGTATGATTTATTCACATGCTGGAAgttgaaatttgttttggtCCTCACCTGCAATACCTCCATTGTCATGTGCTTGACCTTTTCTAATTTGCGTCCTAGCTCTTTGTGGAGAATCGATACCAGTTTTTTAGTTGTTTGGAAATTAAAGCAATGTGGTACGCCGTTTCAGTAAATTAAATAAGTCCCCTCCCCCTTGCTCAAATAAGCCCCCGTttaagtccccccccccccttcaaatgtgcttgaaataaaatagGCCCCCTTGTTGGCTCCATAGAGGATATATGTTATAAATTATTTGCTTATAATCTAACCTCTAACTCACCAATCAAAAATGTATACTAATTTTTTATAGGATTAAGTAAtattatattgaaaaaaaagatGCATAACCCAGTATAGTGGATTAAATTGCTAAAATGTTAaggtttttattttgcttattttttaataaatgcaGTGGTGTTATAAAAGTTGTTTATAAATGTGAAGCATAATTTTAACAGATATTAAGATATTTAAATTTTTGGCACTTTTACAATAtcaatattttttaccaacaCTGAAAGGCACagtaatgtaaatattttgatGCTTAAAACTTACTACTCTGTTTTAACTTAACCAATTTTGTTAACTTTCATAGTGATATAACAGCTTaaaatttttgtatatt encodes the following:
- the LOC140945743 gene encoding large ribosomal subunit protein eL30-like, translated to MVSSKKQKKAMESINSRLALVMKSGKYTLGLKSTLKTLRQGKAKLVIIANNTPQLRKSEIEYYAMLAKTGVHHYTGNNIELGTACGKYFRVAVLSITDPGDSDIIRSMPSEQQSQPQSS